DNA sequence from the Malus sylvestris chromosome 10, drMalSylv7.2, whole genome shotgun sequence genome:
CTCCAGCTTTTTTGGGAGTGGCTCAGATTTCATTTAGATATATGTTATCAAAGACATGTTCCTTTGTAAACTTATTCAGCGTTTTGTAAAtccacattttttgttttgtttgaatagGTAATTAAGCCCTTGAATGCAACTGTTGTTAggacattattatttttatccGCATCAAATTTGAATTTCGAACTTCCGACAAACAATTGAAGTTAAATATTAATCAAAGCAAACAACTGAAGTACTTAAAACAGAACACATCGTGTCCTAGTAGCTTATTACACATTACAAAGACCAACAGAAAGCATCACGCATGCTAAGAATACTATATGAGTTTAGTACATttttttgaatcaaatttttctTTGCAAGCGAGCCACTTTCAATGCAATTGCTAATGCTACTTTATCTTTCATATCATCAAAGAAACGAAAATAGGCATACCTCCATGACGTCTTTACGATTAATGTGCCACAAACTCCCCAAAAGCCTGTGATGAAGCCGAGTGTGATACTGACATAGAGCCAAAGCTTTCCATTATCGTCTTCATCTTTATTATCTCCTGCATCACTAGAGGGAAAAGGCGGTGTTTCATCTCCCGGGCACTTAGTTGAAAGAGGAACCCCACAGAGTAATGGATTGCCTTCATACATGGATGGGTCCTCGAGCGTCTGGAGTTGGTTGCCCGTAGGAATTCTTCCAGCCAAGTTGTTGAAAGACAAGTTCACATGAGCCAAGAGCGACAAAGAGGAGTAACTCCGAGGAATTTGTCCCGAAAGGCGATTGCATGAGATATCAAGAGTTTCCAACCAACGCAAATTTCCAATCGATGAGGGAATGTTCCCCCTTAACTGATTTCTTGACAAGTTCAACGTTCCCAATGCAATGAGGCTGGTCATTTCTTCAGGAATTTCGCCTTCGAAATTATTTGATGAAAGATCAATGCTATAAACCCATTTCAAAGCAGTGCTGTAATAAACGAGTTCGCTTCCTTTCGTCATGACTGTTGTTTGGATCTCACCATATCCAGAGTCTGAATAATTGTTGGATGGAGAGAAAGTCAAAGTAGTCAAATTCTTCAAACACTTGGGAATAGTCCCTGAAAGATTGTTATGGCCAAGGTCTAGGATGTGAAGGAAGGGAAGATTGCAAAGATGGCGCGGGATATGTCCACTTAAAAAGTTGGAATGTAAACGCAGCGTAGACAACTCGGAGTGGTTTGATCCGATCCATAAAGGAACACTTCCGGTTAATTTGTTGCCTCCAAGATCAATACTGAGCAAAGAAGTTGCATTCTTCAACTCGATGGGAATTTCGCCATCAAAATTGTTGTTGTTCATCTTCAGTATAAATAGAGAACTCGGGACACCCATTGAACTCGGAATATTACCAGAGAGGTTATTGTCTGCCACATCAACAACCCATATATCATGCCACACACTCCATGCTTCTGGGAATTCTCCGTAAAACTGATTGCTCCTTAGGGACAGGATTGTCAAGTTCTGCATGTCGCAAAGAGAGGATGAAATTGTACCATTCAAGTGATTCTCCGCAAGATTCAAAACTCTTAATTTGGGCATCAGTTGTCCGAAATTTGAAGGAATAGGCCCGGAAAAACTATTACTTTGGAGATAAAGATAAGTGGCATCAGAAGAGAAATGTGGAAGTTGACCTTCAAATTGATTATGACTCAAAGCCATAGACTCTAAACTTGGAAATTTGAGTTGGGATTGAAGCTTTCCGCGGATTTGGTTGCGCGATAAATCCAAACGCTCAACTTTGGAAGATAAGTTGAAGAGCCATTCCTCTGGTATAGAATCTGAGATTCTGGTACTACGAAGGGTGACATCAAGTAGCTCAGTTTGAGATTGAAGCCATACAGGAAATGCAGGACCTACTGTACAATTTATAATGCAAATTGTGTGGAGCTGGAAGGGGGGAATCCACTCATAACTCACATTGAAAATGAGCGGCATAGCTCCATCCGTGGACAGATAAAGAGATTGCAGTCTTGTGAGATTCATGAAATGAGTTTCTGTTAAGATGCCTTCCCATGAATTCCCATCCAAACCCAGGTCAACTAGCTCAGAGAGTTGGCCCAAACTTTCGGGAATAGTTCCGTTCATGTTGTTGTTCCAAAGGTTTAGACTTTTCAAGGATGACAAGTTTCC
Encoded proteins:
- the LOC126584796 gene encoding receptor-like protein EIX2 isoform X1 gives rise to the protein MNGSIPESLGQLSELVDLALYGNSWEGILTETHFINLTRLQSLYLSTDGAMPLIFNVSYEWIAPFQLHTIYITNCSVGPAFPVWLQSQTELLDVTLRSTRISDSIPEEWLFNLSSKVERLDLSRNQIRGKLQSQLKFPSLESMALSHNQFEGQLPHFSSDATYLYLQSNSFSGPIPSNFGQLMPKLRVLNLAENHLNGTISSSLCDMQNLTILSLRSNQFYGEFPEAWSVWHDIWVVDVADNNLSGNIPSSMGVPSSLFILKMNNNNFDGEIPIELKNATSLLSIDLGGNKLTGSVPLWIGSNHSELSTLRLHSNFLSGHIPRHLCNLPFLHILDLGHNNLSGTIPKCLKNLTTLTFSPSNNYSDSGYGEIQTTVMTKGSELVYYSTALKWVYSIDLSSNNFEGEIPEEMTSLIALGTLNLSRNQLRGNIPSSIGNLRWLETLDISCNRLSGQIPRSYSSLSLLAHVNLSFNNLAGRIPTGNQLQTLEDPSMYEGNPLLCGVPLSTKCPGDETPPFPSSDAGDNKDEDDNGKLWLYVSITLGFITGFWGVCGTLIVKTSWRYAYFRFFDDMKDKVALAIALKVARLQRKI